DNA from Candidatus Poribacteria bacterium:
AGAGACGGTTACGATCTCCAATCCCTCTTCATAAAACTTTTGTGGGTAGAGGGTGATTTTATCTGCAATAATTATTATGCTTGGCTTTGGACATTTAGCCGGATCGAGTCCGAGATCCCCTACCCCGCGAGTTACAACCAGTCGAATATAGGCTTCTGTGAGATGGTTCCGACGGAGTGTTTCCAGAACCGTTGCCTCCATCTTTTCAATGGACATGGGGATCTGTAACATAATTGATTTCGCAGAGTCGTAAAGCCGCTCAAGGTGTTCATCGAGTTTAAAGACCCTGCCGTTATAGGAACGGATGCCTTCAAAAACGCCGTCCCCATAAAGCAATCCGTGGTCAAACACCGAGACTTTCGCTTCTGCTTTGGGTAAAAATTCTCCGTCGATATAAATCAACATTTTTTAATTATGGCCTCCTGATCCAAAGAAACACCCAAGCAAAACCCGTCATTACATTTCGGGCAGGTTTCTGGTTATCCTGAACTGATATTTTAGAGTTGTGCAATTAATAAAAATAAATAGAGCCTTTCAGATCCTTAATACTGTTGGGACTCACTGGAAACCGGGGACCCCACCCACCACTGGGAAGGGGCACTAAATCTAATGGCGCGGTGTCCAAGGAGGCCCATCGTTAAAAAACCTTTCCGTCAACGAGTTGAACAACTCTGTCTACTTGCTGGGTAAGTTCTTGATTATGCGTTACGATAACGAAAGTTTGTCCAGATTTCGAGTTTAGATCCCATAGAAGTTCCAGCACTGCTTCGCTGCTTCGCCGGTCGAGGTTGCCAGTCGGTTCATCAGCGAGGACAACCTTCGGTTTATTGATTAAAGAGCGTGCAATTGCGACGCGTTGCCGTTCACCGCCGGACAGTTGACTTGGGAAGTGCGAAAGTCTTTCAGAGAGTCCAACGTAGTCAAGCAGTGCCTCTGCCTCTTCGTAAACCTGTTTATCGTTTGAGGTTGTTATTAAAGCCCCCATTGCGACATTCTCAAGTGCGGTAAATTCCGGTAATAAGTGATGGAATTGAAACACAAATCCTATTTCCTTATTCCGAAATCGAGCGAGCTCCGTATCGGGTAGCGTGAAAATGTCGTGTTCGTCGTATAAAACGCTTCCTGTTGTCGGTCGGTCAAGCGTCCCAATAAGATGGAGTAGTGTGCTTTTCCCTACTCCTGATGCACCGATGATCGCAAGTAATTCTGACATATATATTTCAAGATTGATGCCTTGAAGTACTGGAAGTTCCGCCTCGCCATCATAGTAGGACTTGTGTAAATCTACAACGCGGATAATTGTCTCTGCTGGATTCGGCACAGGCTTCCTCTTTTTTCTATTCATTCGGTACCGGTGCGGTTAGAACCGCACCTACCAGTCAAATGCGTAAGTCCTATTCATGTTGCAAGGCTTCGACCGGCTTCAAATTTGCCGCCTGCCATGCTGGATACAGCGTTGCAAGCCAGCAGATCAAAAATGAAAGTGCGTTGATGAAGATGACAAAAAACCAATTGATCTGTATCGGCAGCTGATTCATCTGGTAGACTTGACTCAGCCCAAGATCTGCGAGCGAAATCGGTCTAACGGCGCAATAGAGCGCGAACCCTATTACGATGATCCATAAAACGCCGAGTCCAAACTTCCACCCTCCACCGCGCGGCAGTGCTCGTCGCAATGCAATAAACACTTGTAAGAAAACTGGCACAATAAGTGCAAGCGTGAACCAGTAAGAAGGTCTCACATTATTGAAACTCAGAAGCCAACAGAGCGAGAGACCGAGAGCAGTACCGAGCATCGTTCCCAGTAACCCGATAACGCTGCCCTGAATCATAAATATTTTCATGATGTTGCCCCGTGATGTACCGAGCGTCCGTAGAGTGCCGATTGCCTTTGTCTTTTCCATCACGGTCATAATCAGTGTGCTTGCGATGTTAAAAGCCGCGACTAAAATAATAAGTGCTTCAATAACAACGGTGAGGATTTTCTCCATACGAAGTGCCGAGAAGAGTGGTGCCTGCATCTCCATCCACGTTCTTGCGTCCGGCATCCCCTCTAATACACTAAACTCGACGGTGTCCTCAATTCGTCTGGCAATCTGTGGTGCCAACTCCGCGTCAATTAATCGGACAAAGATGGCATTTATCCGGTTCGGTTTGTTATACAATTTTTGGGCGGCATCTATATGGATAAATCCGAAATTGTTGTCGTAAACTGCCATCTCGGACTCATAGAATCCAATCAC
Protein-coding regions in this window:
- a CDS encoding ABC transporter ATP-binding protein, whose amino-acid sequence is MPNPAETIIRVVDLHKSYYDGEAELPVLQGINLEIYMSELLAIIGASGVGKSTLLHLIGTLDRPTTGSVLYDEHDIFTLPDTELARFRNKEIGFVFQFHHLLPEFTALENVAMGALITTSNDKQVYEEAEALLDYVGLSERLSHFPSQLSGGERQRVAIARSLINKPKVVLADEPTGNLDRRSSEAVLELLWDLNSKSGQTFVIVTHNQELTQQVDRVVQLVDGKVF
- a CDS encoding ABC transporter permease, with product MRFEWFVASRYLRSRRKQSFISIISIISIGGVALGVATVILAIAVLNGVEHGLKDRFLANEAHVVFHLHGHSYFDNYQNRIEQIEAIDEVVATSPVVLSQIGVFPEHSDSIQDVIYIKGIDPVQENKVTGFSEFVDGSTNFLNSTFLEDARLIRDETITGGIVLGARLAARLGIIKGDVLRLIVKLVKINESMFVPDLANFVVIGFYESEMAVYDNNFGFIHIDAAQKLYNKPNRINAIFVRLIDAELAPQIARRIEDTVEFSVLEGMPDARTWMEMQAPLFSALRMEKILTVVIEALIILVAAFNIASTLIMTVMEKTKAIGTLRTLGTSRGNIMKIFMIQGSVIGLLGTMLGTALGLSLCWLLSFNNVRPSYWFTLALIVPVFLQVFIALRRALPRGGGWKFGLGVLWIIVIGFALYCAVRPISLADLGLSQVYQMNQLPIQINWFFVIFINALSFLICWLATLYPAWQAANLKPVEALQHE